The Vibrio agarivorans genome window below encodes:
- a CDS encoding aminodeoxychorismate/anthranilate synthase component II → MANIVFIDNFDSFTYNLVDQFRSLGHDVTIYRNSIAADAIENAVAQLENPVILLSPGPGAPSEAGVMPEVIQRFKGKVPMIGICLGHQAIVEAYGGTVAGAGEIIHGKVSMMEHDEHATYAGLPSPLAIARYHSLVATSVPKTLTVTAEVDGLVMSVVQEQDKVCGFQFHPESIMTTQGATLLANAIEWALEK, encoded by the coding sequence ATGGCGAATATTGTCTTTATCGATAACTTTGATTCCTTTACTTACAACCTTGTTGATCAATTCCGCTCGCTCGGTCATGACGTGACCATTTACCGTAATAGTATCGCGGCAGATGCGATTGAAAATGCGGTCGCGCAGCTTGAAAATCCGGTTATCTTATTGTCTCCTGGGCCAGGCGCACCTTCAGAAGCAGGCGTCATGCCTGAAGTGATTCAACGTTTTAAAGGTAAAGTACCCATGATTGGTATTTGCCTTGGGCATCAAGCCATTGTTGAGGCTTACGGCGGCACTGTTGCTGGCGCAGGGGAGATCATTCACGGTAAAGTGTCTATGATGGAACATGACGAGCACGCCACCTATGCGGGGCTGCCTTCGCCGTTAGCGATTGCACGTTATCACTCGCTTGTGGCAACGTCTGTACCGAAGACTCTGACTGTCACCGCAGAAGTCGATGGATTGGTGATGTCGGTTGTTCAAGAACAAGACAAAGTTTGTGGGTTCCAATTTCATCCAGAATCCATCATGACCACGCAAGGTGCGACCTTGTTAGCGAATGCCATCGAATGGGCATTAGAGAAATAA
- the trpD gene encoding anthranilate phosphoribosyltransferase, with product METLFNKLYEQQSLTQEESQTLFGAIIRGELNDIQLASALTALKIKGETPREIAGAAKALLANAVEFPDIDYDFADIVGTGGDGYNTINISTTAAFVAAACGLKVAKHGNRSVSSKSGSSDLLDSFGIDLAMSPENTKQAVDSLGVAFLFAPQYHGGIKHAMPVRTTLKTRTIFNILGPLINPARPNIELMGVYSEELVRPIAETMLNMNMKRAAVVHGSGLDEVAIHGKTTVAEIKDGQIVEYTLTPEDFGLNEHPLEAIKGGDPAENREIITNILTGKGTDAQVGAVAVNVALLMRLFGHEDLKANTQQAIDAMNSGKAYDLVQRLAAQDFGNA from the coding sequence ATGGAAACTCTCTTTAACAAGCTTTATGAGCAACAATCTCTTACGCAGGAAGAAAGCCAAACGCTATTCGGTGCAATCATTCGCGGTGAGCTTAACGATATTCAGCTAGCGTCAGCCCTGACTGCGTTGAAGATCAAGGGTGAAACACCGCGTGAAATTGCAGGTGCAGCCAAAGCCTTGCTGGCTAACGCGGTTGAATTCCCAGATATCGACTATGACTTTGCCGACATCGTAGGTACGGGTGGTGATGGCTATAACACCATTAACATCTCTACCACGGCGGCATTTGTTGCTGCCGCCTGTGGCTTGAAAGTGGCGAAGCACGGTAACCGAAGCGTCTCAAGCAAGTCAGGTTCATCTGACCTTCTTGACTCTTTCGGTATAGACCTTGCGATGAGCCCAGAGAACACGAAACAAGCGGTCGACTCGCTTGGCGTCGCCTTCTTGTTTGCACCGCAGTATCACGGCGGTATCAAACACGCGATGCCGGTTCGCACAACCTTGAAAACACGCACCATCTTCAATATTTTGGGACCGTTGATTAACCCTGCTCGCCCGAATATCGAGCTGATGGGAGTTTACAGTGAAGAGCTCGTACGCCCTATCGCTGAAACGATGTTAAACATGAACATGAAGCGTGCGGCGGTGGTTCACGGTAGCGGTTTAGATGAGGTTGCTATTCACGGCAAAACGACAGTGGCTGAAATTAAAGACGGTCAAATCGTGGAATATACGCTGACCCCTGAAGATTTCGGGCTTAATGAGCACCCTCTTGAAGCAATCAAAGGCGGTGACCCAGCAGAAAACCGTGAAATCATTACCAACATTCTCACGGGCAAAGGCACCGACGCTCAAGTGGGCGCTGTCGCGGTCAACGTTGCTTTGCTGATGCGCCTGTTCGGTCACGAAGACCTAAAAGCGAACACACAGCAAGCCATTGATGCTATGAACTCCGGTAAGGCTTATGACTTAGTTCAACGCCTTGCTGCACAAGATTTTGGAAACGCCTAA
- the trpCF gene encoding bifunctional indole-3-glycerol-phosphate synthase TrpC/phosphoribosylanthranilate isomerase TrpF, translating into MTNTTEKLSAHVSVKEAEMAEVLAKIVKDKYQWVADRKVTQPLDSFQSSLTPSDRSFYQALTSDKSAFIMECKKASPSKGLIRDDFDLDYIASVYNNHANAISVLTDEKYFQGNFEFLPQVRQQAKQPILCKDFMVDTYQVYLARHYSADAILLMLSVLNDKEYLSLATVAHELNMGVLTEVSNEEELHRAVKLGAKVIGINNRNLRDLSTDLNRTKELAPLIRELAPEAIVISESGIYTHQQVRDLAAHADGFLIGSSLMAEDNLELAVRKVTLGENKVCGLTHPDDAAKAYQAGAVFGGLIFVEHSKRAVDIESARLTMSGAPLKYVGVFQNHVATEVTEKVEALGLAAVQLHGDEDQDFIKDLRVQLKDHVEIWKAYGVTDAAPTLINKFVDRHLFDAQVGTQSGGTGQTFDWSLIAQPCDVMLAGGLNPDNAKQAAQLGCLGLDLNSGVESAPGKKDLDKLLQAFAAIRDY; encoded by the coding sequence ATGACCAATACGACAGAAAAGCTCTCTGCACACGTTTCTGTTAAAGAAGCGGAAATGGCAGAAGTGCTAGCAAAAATCGTCAAAGATAAATACCAATGGGTTGCTGATCGCAAAGTCACGCAGCCTCTAGACTCTTTTCAGTCATCGCTAACGCCATCTGATCGCAGCTTCTATCAAGCGCTCACTAGCGATAAGTCTGCGTTCATTATGGAATGCAAAAAAGCCTCTCCTTCAAAAGGCTTGATCCGCGATGATTTTGACCTCGATTACATTGCTTCGGTTTATAACAACCACGCCAATGCCATCTCGGTTTTGACTGATGAGAAGTACTTTCAAGGTAATTTTGAGTTTCTTCCGCAAGTAAGACAACAAGCCAAACAGCCTATTTTATGTAAAGACTTTATGGTCGACACGTACCAGGTTTATCTCGCCCGTCACTATAGTGCCGACGCGATCCTGCTTATGCTTTCGGTTCTTAACGATAAAGAGTATCTATCTCTCGCGACTGTCGCTCATGAGCTTAACATGGGCGTATTAACCGAAGTCAGTAATGAAGAAGAGCTGCATCGAGCAGTAAAACTCGGCGCGAAAGTGATTGGCATCAACAACCGTAACTTACGTGACCTATCGACAGACCTTAATCGCACTAAAGAACTTGCGCCACTGATCCGTGAACTTGCGCCAGAAGCGATTGTGATTTCTGAATCGGGGATCTACACACATCAGCAAGTACGCGACCTTGCAGCACATGCCGATGGCTTCCTAATCGGTAGCTCACTGATGGCGGAAGACAACCTTGAGCTTGCAGTGCGCAAAGTCACATTAGGTGAAAACAAAGTCTGCGGCCTTACCCACCCTGACGATGCCGCAAAAGCTTACCAAGCTGGTGCTGTGTTTGGTGGTCTAATTTTTGTTGAGCATTCAAAGCGCGCAGTTGATATTGAATCAGCTCGTCTTACGATGAGTGGCGCACCACTCAAGTATGTGGGTGTGTTCCAAAACCATGTTGCAACTGAGGTTACCGAGAAGGTTGAAGCTCTTGGACTGGCAGCAGTTCAACTTCATGGTGATGAAGATCAAGACTTCATCAAAGATCTGCGCGTTCAACTTAAAGACCACGTAGAGATCTGGAAAGCCTACGGTGTTACCGATGCTGCCCCTACCTTGATTAATAAGTTCGTCGACCGCCATCTTTTTGATGCACAAGTCGGAACGCAAAGTGGTGGTACAGGTCAAACCTTCGATTGGTCTTTGATCGCACAACCTTGTGATGTCATGCTGGCTGGTGGGCTGAACCCCGACAACGCCAAGCAAGCCGCTCAATTAGGCTGTTTGGGGTTAGATTTAAACTCAGGTGTTGAAAGCGCACCGGGTAAAAAAGATTTAGACAAGTTGCTTCAAGCGTTCGCGGCTATTCGCGATTACTAA
- the trpB gene encoding tryptophan synthase subunit beta, which yields MAKLDAYFGEYGGQYVPQILVPALEQLEQAFIDAQEDPEFRSEFMTLLQEYAGRPTALTLTRNLTKGTKTKLYLKREDLLHGGAHKTNQVLGQALLAKRMGKKEIIAETGAGQHGVATALACALLDLKCRVYMGAKDVERQSPNVFRMKLMGAEVIPVHSGSSTLKDACNEALRDWSASYEDAHYLLGTAAGPHPFPTIVREFQHMIGEETKNQVLAREGRLPDAVIACVGGGSNAIGMFADFIEEETVRLIGVEPAGKGIDTDQHGAPLKHGTTGIFFGMKAPLMQDTHGQIEESYSVSAGLDFPSVGPQHAHLNAIGRAEYDNVTDDEALDAFQELARHEGIIPALESAHALAHALKMARENPEKEQLLVVNLSGRGDKDIFTVHDILQEKGVI from the coding sequence ATGGCTAAACTCGATGCCTACTTTGGTGAATACGGCGGCCAATACGTTCCGCAGATTTTAGTACCTGCGCTTGAACAACTAGAACAAGCCTTTATTGATGCTCAAGAAGACCCTGAGTTTCGTAGTGAGTTCATGACTCTGCTTCAAGAGTATGCTGGTCGTCCAACAGCGTTGACGCTTACTCGTAACCTAACTAAAGGCACTAAAACTAAGTTGTACCTAAAGCGTGAAGATTTGCTTCACGGTGGCGCGCACAAGACCAACCAAGTACTTGGCCAAGCACTTTTGGCTAAGCGTATGGGTAAAAAAGAGATCATCGCTGAAACAGGTGCAGGTCAGCACGGTGTTGCAACTGCCCTAGCTTGTGCACTACTAGATCTAAAATGCCGCGTTTACATGGGTGCGAAAGACGTTGAGCGTCAAAGCCCTAACGTATTTCGTATGAAGCTGATGGGTGCAGAAGTGATTCCTGTACACTCTGGCTCATCAACACTAAAAGATGCTTGTAACGAAGCCCTGCGTGACTGGTCAGCAAGCTATGAAGATGCCCACTACCTACTTGGTACAGCAGCAGGCCCTCACCCATTCCCGACCATCGTTCGTGAATTCCAACACATGATTGGTGAAGAGACCAAAAACCAAGTGCTTGCTCGCGAAGGCCGTCTGCCTGATGCGGTTATCGCTTGTGTTGGTGGTGGTTCAAACGCGATTGGTATGTTTGCCGACTTCATTGAAGAAGAAACGGTTCGTCTTATTGGTGTTGAGCCAGCAGGTAAAGGTATCGATACCGACCAGCATGGTGCACCTCTTAAGCACGGCACAACCGGTATTTTCTTTGGAATGAAAGCGCCGCTGATGCAAGACACACACGGCCAAATCGAAGAGTCATACTCTGTCTCTGCTGGCCTAGACTTCCCATCGGTTGGCCCACAACACGCACACCTTAACGCTATTGGGCGTGCAGAGTATGACAATGTGACTGATGATGAAGCACTAGATGCATTCCAAGAGCTTGCACGTCACGAAGGCATCATCCCAGCGCTTGAGTCAGCACACGCGCTAGCACACGCATTGAAAATGGCTCGCGAGAACCCAGAGAAAGAACAACTGTTGGTGGTAAACCTATCAGGCCGTGGTGACAAAGATATCTTCACTGTTCACGATATCCTACAAGAAAAAGGAGTGATCTAA
- the trpA gene encoding tryptophan synthase subunit alpha, whose protein sequence is MDRYNAMFERLSEKNQGAFVPFVTVCDPNPEQSYKIMETLVESGADALELGIPFSDPLADGPTIQGANIRALDSGATPDICFEQIGKIRAKYPELPIGLLMYANLVYTRGINNFYERCAKAGIDSVLIADVPTNEAGEFIEAAKKHGVHPIFIAPPTASDETLKQVSELGGGYTYLLSRAGVTGAETKANMPVGDMLGRLNQFDAPPALLGFGISQPEQVKQALEAGAAGAISGSAVVKIIETNLEQPQAMLDALGEFVSSMKAATQK, encoded by the coding sequence ATGGATCGTTATAACGCGATGTTTGAGCGCCTAAGCGAGAAAAACCAAGGCGCATTTGTACCGTTCGTAACGGTTTGTGACCCAAATCCTGAGCAGTCCTACAAGATCATGGAAACCCTAGTTGAGTCTGGTGCCGATGCACTTGAACTCGGTATCCCTTTCTCTGACCCGCTAGCTGATGGCCCAACCATTCAAGGAGCTAACATTCGAGCTCTAGATTCTGGTGCTACACCAGACATCTGTTTTGAGCAGATCGGTAAGATTCGTGCGAAATACCCAGAACTGCCTATTGGCCTTCTGATGTATGCCAACCTCGTTTACACGCGCGGTATCAATAATTTCTATGAGCGCTGCGCGAAAGCAGGTATCGATTCAGTATTGATTGCTGACGTACCGACCAACGAAGCGGGTGAATTTATCGAAGCGGCGAAGAAGCATGGTGTACATCCTATTTTCATCGCACCGCCGACAGCAAGTGATGAAACGCTAAAACAGGTCTCTGAATTGGGTGGCGGTTACACATACCTGCTGTCTCGTGCAGGGGTAACAGGTGCAGAAACAAAAGCGAATATGCCAGTGGGTGACATGTTGGGTCGTCTGAACCAATTCGACGCACCACCCGCGTTACTTGGCTTTGGTATCTCACAGCCAGAGCAAGTAAAACAAGCGTTAGAAGCTGGTGCTGCGGGCGCTATCTCGGGCTCTGCAGTTGTTAAGATCATTGAAACCAATCTCGAACAGCCTCAAGCTATGCTGGATGCGCTCGGTGAGTTTGTTTCTTCAATGAAAGCTGCGACACAAAAATAG
- a CDS encoding BamA/TamA family outer membrane protein, protein MNNLLRSVALTCCLTSPAFAVQPLFETTPSETTEKLDDILAIFGAEEEYDPSKGIDSSYIPALFYTPEQGFGVGVLYVGLYGDTHQGTTQPSSMVINPYISTNGSKGITLENRHFFAGDQNRFYLDFELFDDAGVYYGVGHEAGSVDQNRINYSEQVALLEPTLLTKVGNDFYLGLGANITYAKASDFELEDNQSSLERASDLQKNTSYGAKVSAVFDSRDNVLNASEGVLFDVTAGYYHSSLTDDWFGKYDFELANYITLNTLPGLIAWQIQGDFTSGDVPWNRLPDIGGANGLRGHVEGRYRDNHMAMGQVEYRLPIFWRLGAVFWGGVGSVAPEINQLNDELLTSVGTGLRFKIKDKVNVRADIGIGNDETAFYFHVNEVF, encoded by the coding sequence ATGAATAACTTGTTGCGTTCAGTGGCTTTAACCTGCTGCTTGACGAGCCCTGCTTTTGCCGTCCAACCTCTTTTTGAAACAACGCCTTCAGAGACGACAGAGAAGCTCGATGACATCCTCGCTATATTCGGTGCAGAAGAAGAGTATGACCCGAGCAAAGGCATTGATTCGAGTTACATCCCCGCTCTTTTCTATACTCCTGAGCAAGGGTTTGGTGTTGGGGTACTCTACGTAGGCTTATATGGCGATACTCACCAAGGCACCACTCAACCTTCATCAATGGTGATCAACCCGTATATCTCAACCAATGGGTCAAAAGGGATCACATTAGAGAATCGACACTTCTTTGCCGGCGATCAGAATCGCTTCTATCTTGATTTCGAGTTATTTGACGATGCTGGGGTCTACTACGGTGTTGGCCATGAGGCGGGGAGTGTTGATCAAAATAGAATCAATTATTCAGAACAAGTCGCATTACTTGAGCCGACCCTACTCACCAAAGTCGGCAACGATTTCTATCTCGGCTTAGGTGCAAATATCACCTATGCCAAAGCAAGTGATTTCGAGCTAGAAGATAACCAGAGCTCTTTAGAGCGCGCATCAGATTTACAGAAAAACACCAGCTATGGTGCAAAAGTGAGTGCCGTTTTTGATTCCCGTGACAATGTATTGAACGCTTCTGAAGGCGTGTTATTTGATGTTACCGCTGGCTATTATCACTCTTCCCTGACTGATGATTGGTTTGGAAAATATGATTTTGAGCTCGCCAATTATATTACCTTGAATACACTTCCGGGTCTTATCGCGTGGCAAATACAAGGAGACTTTACCAGTGGCGATGTACCGTGGAATCGATTGCCGGATATCGGCGGCGCAAATGGGCTTCGAGGTCATGTTGAAGGACGTTACCGAGATAACCACATGGCAATGGGGCAAGTCGAATATCGATTGCCTATTTTCTGGCGTCTTGGCGCTGTATTTTGGGGTGGCGTTGGCTCAGTAGCTCCTGAGATAAACCAACTGAATGATGAACTATTGACCAGTGTCGGTACGGGATTGCGATTTAAAATCAAAGATAAAGTGAATGTCAGAGCCGACATTGGGATCGGCAATGATGAAACGGCTTTCTACTTCCATGTGAATGAGGTTTTTTAA
- a CDS encoding 3'-5' exonuclease — translation MESIVPSQKAANSVIVLDFETTGLSPNQGDRAIEIGAVKLVDGKVVDSFQKLMNPGFRVSGFIEGYTGISNRMLATADSCEVVMNHFADFIQGSNLVAHNASFDKRFLDAELALIGRQYDGEFACSLLNSRRLTQQAASHKLGDLVRLHNIDNDGVFHRALADAQVTASLWLVHLDILKQEFGIESPEFSLMQKIGKTPKGSVAKMLSKIG, via the coding sequence ATGGAATCTATTGTGCCCTCTCAAAAAGCAGCAAATTCAGTTATTGTTCTCGACTTCGAAACCACAGGGCTATCCCCGAATCAAGGTGATCGCGCCATTGAAATTGGTGCGGTTAAACTTGTTGATGGTAAGGTCGTCGATAGCTTTCAAAAATTGATGAACCCTGGCTTTAGAGTGAGTGGTTTTATCGAAGGCTACACTGGGATCAGTAATAGAATGCTTGCGACCGCAGACAGTTGTGAGGTGGTCATGAATCACTTTGCCGACTTTATCCAAGGCAGCAACCTTGTGGCTCACAATGCCAGCTTTGATAAGCGCTTTTTGGACGCTGAACTGGCTTTAATTGGGCGTCAGTATGACGGTGAATTTGCCTGTTCACTATTGAACTCTCGCCGCCTGACTCAACAAGCCGCATCACATAAGCTTGGTGATTTGGTTCGCTTACATAATATTGACAATGATGGCGTATTTCACCGAGCGCTAGCCGATGCACAAGTGACTGCGTCATTGTGGCTAGTTCACCTCGATATTCTCAAACAAGAATTTGGCATTGAAAGCCCAGAGTTTTCATTGATGCAAAAAATCGGCAAAACACCGAAAGGCAGCGTGGCTAAGATGCTCAGTAAGATCGGCTAG
- a CDS encoding fibrobacter succinogenes major paralogous domain-containing protein: protein MNIRIFSLGVSMVMAATVSASDVNKELYQLTDTVQDVEGNTYRTVQIGDQVWLAEGLRSTQFQDGSSVRSGVIPKDDEQNLLKYGRLYNWHDVSDERNLCPVGWRVATDDDWKQLERTLGMPEDELDKRGWRGGEQSIGLQLKELQAEGPFAKIDPSLVNKHRFFARPAGVKWNGFYITQGAYTEFWTATSDSDNDAMIRTLAYSWWNAHKSEIRRATSSKEYMFSVRCVKIV from the coding sequence ATGAACATCCGAATCTTTTCACTAGGGGTTAGTATGGTAATGGCAGCGACAGTATCAGCGAGCGACGTTAACAAAGAGCTCTATCAACTCACAGACACTGTGCAAGATGTGGAAGGAAATACCTATCGCACAGTGCAAATAGGTGATCAGGTTTGGTTGGCTGAAGGACTAAGAAGCACTCAGTTTCAGGATGGTTCGAGTGTGCGCTCAGGTGTGATTCCAAAAGATGATGAACAAAACCTACTAAAGTATGGGCGGCTTTACAATTGGCATGATGTGTCCGACGAAAGAAACTTATGCCCAGTCGGTTGGCGTGTTGCTACCGATGATGACTGGAAACAACTGGAACGTACATTAGGTATGCCGGAGGATGAGCTTGATAAGCGCGGCTGGCGAGGTGGGGAGCAAAGCATTGGATTACAGTTGAAAGAGTTGCAAGCTGAGGGACCCTTTGCGAAGATTGATCCGTCTCTCGTGAATAAGCATCGGTTCTTTGCGCGACCTGCAGGGGTGAAATGGAATGGCTTTTACATTACTCAGGGGGCGTACACTGAGTTCTGGACCGCAACCAGTGATTCAGACAACGATGCGATGATTCGCACGCTCGCATACTCATGGTGGAACGCACACAAAAGCGAGATTAGACGTGCAACCAGCTCGAAAGAGTATATGTTCTCAGTCCGTTGCGTGAAAATTGTTTAA
- a CDS encoding AraC family transcriptional regulator, which yields MSKQKVKQLVEQRLTQDGMVETGIKGVRLFRVTQAIPCAPAVYEPTVVVILNGQKEAILEGDKYVYDNSQYLCCTVSLPVEAGTPQASDEEPLLGVYISLDTKVMTELAIEMENAIGAIKMPKSSSQPQGLSLANWDDSFSEALLRLVQLEDSMDIAILGEQRLREVYYAVLKGDAGISARRAFGVGNEIARSINYLSLNLANNVTIDELASRVGMSRAVFHRKFKQATRMSPIQFMKAMRLNNAAMKIAAGMNVSEAAMAVGYVSSSQFSREFKRMYGQSPKQWSHSKELLDKVI from the coding sequence ATGTCAAAACAGAAAGTTAAGCAATTAGTTGAACAGCGCCTCACACAAGATGGGATGGTTGAAACCGGGATCAAAGGAGTGCGACTCTTTAGGGTCACACAGGCGATTCCGTGTGCACCAGCGGTGTATGAGCCGACGGTGGTTGTTATCTTGAACGGTCAAAAAGAGGCGATTTTAGAGGGCGATAAATATGTGTATGACAACAGCCAATATCTATGTTGCACCGTCTCTCTTCCGGTAGAAGCAGGCACGCCGCAGGCTTCGGATGAAGAACCATTGCTCGGTGTCTACATTTCCCTTGATACCAAAGTGATGACAGAGCTAGCTATTGAGATGGAGAACGCTATAGGAGCTATCAAGATGCCTAAAAGCAGTTCACAGCCTCAAGGGCTTTCATTGGCAAACTGGGATGACAGTTTCTCTGAAGCTCTATTGCGTCTGGTTCAGCTCGAGGACTCGATGGATATTGCCATTTTAGGCGAACAGAGGTTGCGTGAGGTCTATTACGCGGTGCTTAAAGGTGATGCGGGAATTTCGGCAAGACGCGCGTTTGGCGTCGGTAATGAGATTGCTCGCTCAATTAACTATTTATCATTGAATCTAGCAAATAATGTCACCATCGATGAGCTGGCTTCTCGGGTGGGGATGAGCCGAGCGGTGTTTCATCGTAAGTTCAAACAAGCCACTAGAATGTCGCCGATTCAGTTTATGAAAGCGATGCGCCTGAATAACGCCGCGATGAAAATAGCGGCTGGTATGAATGTGAGTGAAGCGGCGATGGCAGTGGGTTATGTCAGTTCGTCACAATTTAGCCGAGAGTTCAAGCGAATGTATGGTCAATCTCCGAAACAGTGGAGCCACTCGAAAGAGTTGCTCGACAAAGTTATTTAG
- a CDS encoding glutathione S-transferase, with amino-acid sequence MKNQNNRVLYSLHNCPYAIRARLALVKAQQSVTIRAVKLDNKPEEMLNTSQKGSVPVLVMPDATVIEESLEVMVWALSRNDPEGLLSCDNNRVLPEMLDFIASFENDFIPALNQFSCAKRYHEQEMFALRKLCEIELAKLEGGLSKHTFLFGERESLVDIAIVPFIRKFARIDKPWFRDSPYPHLRLWLNRYLQSHVFTKTMKHYPLWLPDKVDVTFDV; translated from the coding sequence ATGAAAAATCAAAATAATCGCGTTCTGTACTCCTTGCATAATTGTCCTTACGCAATAAGAGCTCGCCTTGCTTTAGTTAAAGCACAGCAAAGCGTCACTATCCGGGCTGTTAAGCTCGATAACAAACCGGAAGAAATGCTAAATACTTCTCAAAAAGGCAGTGTTCCGGTGTTGGTGATGCCGGATGCTACAGTAATTGAAGAGAGCTTAGAGGTTATGGTTTGGGCGCTATCTCGAAATGATCCAGAGGGGTTACTGAGTTGCGATAACAATAGAGTTTTGCCGGAGATGCTCGACTTTATAGCGTCTTTTGAAAATGACTTTATTCCTGCTCTAAACCAGTTTAGCTGCGCAAAGCGCTATCATGAGCAAGAGATGTTTGCCTTGCGTAAGCTGTGTGAAATTGAGTTAGCAAAACTTGAGGGAGGGTTATCAAAACACACATTTTTGTTTGGTGAACGAGAGAGCTTGGTAGATATCGCCATAGTGCCCTTCATTCGTAAGTTCGCACGTATCGACAAGCCTTGGTTTCGTGATAGTCCATATCCCCACCTGAGGCTTTGGCTTAATCGATACTTGCAAAGTCATGTCTTTACTAAAACCATGAAACATTACCCTCTTTGGCTGCCTGATAAAGTTGATGTCACGTTTGATGTTTAA
- a CDS encoding pyrophosphatase, whose translation MLIHEFSNKDVTAENVILAQAILAGTAQGDKSKAQRFMIFVNEIPDAPTVQSLIPRFSQFMKRFKAR comes from the coding sequence ATGTTGATTCACGAATTTTCGAATAAGGACGTTACCGCTGAGAATGTAATTTTAGCTCAAGCAATACTAGCAGGGACTGCTCAAGGTGATAAAAGTAAAGCACAACGCTTTATGATTTTTGTAAATGAGATTCCCGATGCGCCGACTGTGCAAAGCCTGATTCCACGCTTTAGCCAATTTATGAAGCGCTTTAAAGCCAGGTGA
- the cspE gene encoding transcription antiterminator/RNA stability regulator CspE, whose product MSNKTTGSVKWFNETKGFGFIAPDNGSADVFVHFRSITSDGFKTLTEGQKVSFNVEQGSKGPQAADVTAL is encoded by the coding sequence ATGTCAAATAAAACAACTGGTTCAGTAAAATGGTTCAACGAAACAAAAGGCTTTGGCTTTATCGCACCAGATAATGGCAGCGCTGATGTTTTTGTTCATTTTAGATCAATTACCAGCGACGGCTTTAAAACATTAACGGAAGGTCAAAAAGTTTCCTTTAACGTTGAGCAAGGCTCAAAAGGCCCACAGGCAGCAGACGTTACTGCACTGTAA
- a CDS encoding DUF3010 family protein: MKICGVELSGNDAIISLLTLSDGVFNIPDCRVAKISIADANNTDKMKNFQFSFAKLMQDYQVERVVIRQRQTKGKFAGGAVGFKLEAAIQLIDGLKVDVISASEIKEGLKRNPLRLPFKETGLKQYQEPAFMVAYACIMK, encoded by the coding sequence ATGAAAATTTGTGGCGTTGAACTTAGTGGTAATGATGCGATTATCAGTCTTCTAACCCTATCTGATGGCGTATTTAATATTCCTGACTGTCGTGTAGCAAAAATTTCCATCGCCGATGCTAATAACACCGACAAGATGAAGAACTTTCAATTCTCATTTGCAAAGCTGATGCAAGATTATCAGGTTGAGCGTGTCGTTATCCGTCAGCGCCAAACCAAAGGTAAGTTTGCTGGTGGTGCAGTGGGTTTCAAACTGGAAGCGGCTATTCAGCTTATTGATGGACTTAAGGTGGATGTTATCTCTGCATCAGAAATCAAAGAGGGTCTAAAGCGCAATCCACTCAGGTTGCCTTTTAAAGAAACGGGTCTAAAACAGTATCAAGAGCCAGCATTTATGGTGGCCTACGCCTGCATCATGAAGTAG